From one Halosimplex rubrum genomic stretch:
- a CDS encoding ArsR family transcriptional regulator, which produces MPETDGDDLSDLPPSAKLVFKVLEYDGPLTQKGIVEESMLSARTVRYALERLEEVGVVEEDVYFADARQNLYEIDKPDCDGDCEAAASAD; this is translated from the coding sequence ATGCCCGAGACAGACGGGGACGACCTCAGCGACCTGCCGCCGAGCGCGAAACTCGTCTTCAAAGTACTGGAGTACGACGGTCCGCTCACCCAGAAGGGGATCGTCGAGGAGTCGATGCTTTCGGCGCGGACCGTCCGCTACGCCCTCGAACGCCTCGAAGAGGTCGGCGTCGTCGAGGAGGATGTCTACTTCGCCGACGCTCGTCAGAACCTCTACGAGATCGACAAACCCGACTGTGACGGCGACTGCGAGGCCGCCGCCTCCGCCGACTGA
- a CDS encoding EMC6-like membrane protein: MATETAEGWDDHLRGLTVTTFASVLGIGAGVAAQALAAGPNDRLGLYLLGAAVLVQLPVYMAIGIDVDDFGVKEYLYIAFITFSLWFVSWGILMTAGTSL; the protein is encoded by the coding sequence ATGGCTACCGAAACCGCCGAGGGGTGGGACGACCACCTGCGGGGGCTGACGGTGACGACGTTCGCCTCCGTGCTGGGGATCGGCGCCGGCGTGGCCGCCCAGGCGCTGGCCGCCGGCCCGAACGACCGGCTGGGCCTGTACCTGCTCGGTGCGGCGGTGCTCGTCCAGCTGCCCGTCTACATGGCGATCGGCATCGACGTGGACGACTTCGGCGTGAAGGAGTACCTCTACATCGCCTTCATCACCTTCTCGCTGTGGTTCGTCTCCTGGGGCATCCTCATGACTGCGGGGACCTCGCTGTAA